The following proteins are co-located in the Fischerella sp. PCC 9605 genome:
- a CDS encoding baseplate J/gp47 family protein has protein sequence MAIKNQEALKERARALYTVPTEIPQAKVDSITGACNLFLKSFYQLEGNKYVLNQPIYNISQALQFEIIKCLAFPNGIRLVLVSLQADLALLEVYFYNKNYFDDFVNNPASISRKFPIFGGHRLLAGEATGQVQVISIAVDPEPAQAILKLTVKPIGDYSTYTLSINTQIFPKIDPIFSEINFKFRPGCFNTDCAPEWEKASAPQENPAIDYLAKDYDSFRHTMIVAMSKRVPGWQPTSEADLDQVLLELFSAAADELSDYQDRVMNEAYLGTARQRVSLARHARLMDYHIHQGNQASTWLAVKVADGAIFVMPKGFLVGTEDDINNPSAVVFMTRQETRSLFSVASAFHTDLDSNNISNNLRVKFANQGFTLSVNVNVSVIDQGKQWLITDNDNQHVFFVKKVKVKKVKENREEKLNIYAPDMHHLLNEMRLYTWSDSIPSLAVGSTTADLKLTTGGEAAAKFVQNLIRSRKISYLLIQEWRNPATGEEPGRNPAKRQLLKLLSGKDGAEALQDPVTEEWLVRVWWEEQDKLKSNYCFTIDCPTGKVENISLFHGNLVEVYHGRPRTAIFLDPQTPLTAANQFHYQRTERWGTICKLPNNEPLVYENTPPGGEIPPKSTLVVTVITAGGSDPWDEVISLIHSDDSDEQGDRFIVETDEEGRSLIRFGNEVNGKRLPEKARVECEYQVGLGLEGNVGADTLTHFDPAKASVKLVWNPFDVTNGRPPEPVAEIIRRVPEAYRFQQLRAVTLSDYVNRAQQLPEVSRAAARYAWTGSWRTVQVAIDPVGMTTLTEELRQKIARHLDAVRLIGEDLEIRPPRFVPLEIYVSVCIHPDYWVEDIKFVLEQEFSDGFTPDGRMGFFHPDRWTFGQELHASQIEGRVQSTEGVEHVISVTMRRWNEPTPGTDKIANLRPNEIIRVQNDPDHMEEGFIKFDVKGGRQ, from the coding sequence ATGGCGATTAAAAATCAAGAAGCACTGAAAGAAAGAGCCAGAGCATTATATACAGTGCCAACAGAAATTCCTCAAGCAAAAGTCGATTCTATTACCGGAGCTTGTAACCTTTTTTTGAAAAGTTTTTATCAACTAGAGGGCAATAAATACGTTCTCAATCAGCCGATTTATAACATTTCCCAAGCTCTACAATTTGAGATTATTAAATGTCTCGCATTTCCTAATGGCATCAGGTTAGTATTGGTGAGCTTACAAGCGGATTTGGCTCTACTGGAAGTGTATTTCTATAACAAAAACTATTTTGATGATTTCGTCAACAATCCTGCATCTATCAGCCGTAAATTCCCCATTTTTGGCGGTCATCGCCTATTAGCGGGTGAAGCAACAGGACAAGTTCAAGTTATTTCGATCGCTGTAGATCCAGAACCAGCCCAAGCTATTTTAAAACTTACTGTTAAACCAATTGGCGATTATTCAACTTATACCCTCAGCATCAATACTCAAATCTTTCCCAAAATAGATCCAATTTTTAGCGAAATCAATTTTAAATTCCGTCCTGGATGCTTCAATACTGATTGTGCTCCGGAGTGGGAAAAAGCATCTGCACCCCAAGAAAACCCAGCAATTGATTACCTCGCCAAAGATTACGATTCTTTTCGGCACACGATGATTGTTGCCATGAGCAAACGGGTTCCCGGTTGGCAACCAACCAGTGAAGCCGACTTAGATCAGGTGCTTTTGGAGTTATTCAGTGCAGCGGCAGATGAATTAAGTGATTATCAAGATAGAGTCATGAATGAGGCTTATCTTGGTACGGCACGCCAGCGAGTTTCACTGGCTCGTCATGCGCGTTTGATGGATTACCACATTCATCAAGGTAATCAGGCAAGTACTTGGTTAGCTGTAAAAGTTGCCGATGGCGCGATATTCGTGATGCCCAAAGGCTTTTTGGTGGGGACGGAAGATGATATTAATAATCCGTCTGCGGTTGTCTTTATGACTCGCCAGGAAACGCGATCGCTGTTTAGCGTTGCGTCAGCATTTCATACTGATTTAGACAGCAATAATATCTCGAATAATTTACGAGTCAAATTTGCAAATCAAGGCTTCACACTTTCTGTTAATGTTAATGTTTCTGTGATAGATCAAGGCAAGCAATGGCTAATAACTGACAACGATAACCAACATGTTTTCTTTGTTAAAAAAGTTAAGGTTAAAAAAGTTAAGGAAAACCGGGAAGAGAAACTCAATATTTACGCCCCAGATATGCACCATTTGCTCAACGAAATGCGGCTGTATACCTGGAGTGATTCGATTCCGTCCCTAGCTGTTGGAAGCACCACCGCTGATTTAAAGCTGACTACAGGTGGAGAAGCAGCAGCAAAATTTGTCCAAAATTTAATTCGCAGTCGCAAGATTAGCTATCTATTGATTCAAGAGTGGCGAAATCCAGCGACTGGAGAAGAACCTGGCAGAAATCCCGCCAAACGACAACTGCTGAAATTGCTTTCTGGTAAGGATGGAGCCGAAGCACTGCAAGATCCAGTGACGGAAGAATGGTTAGTCCGCGTTTGGTGGGAGGAGCAAGACAAGCTGAAATCCAATTACTGCTTCACTATTGATTGTCCCACGGGCAAAGTTGAAAATATCTCCCTGTTTCATGGGAATCTGGTGGAAGTCTATCACGGTCGTCCGCGTACCGCTATTTTTTTAGATCCACAGACTCCGCTGACAGCTGCCAATCAATTCCATTATCAACGGACTGAGCGCTGGGGGACAATTTGCAAATTGCCTAATAACGAACCGCTGGTCTATGAAAATACTCCCCCTGGGGGCGAAATACCTCCCAAATCAACACTGGTGGTAACGGTGATAACAGCTGGTGGTAGTGACCCTTGGGACGAAGTTATCAGTTTAATTCACAGTGATGACAGCGACGAACAAGGCGATCGCTTTATTGTCGAAACCGATGAAGAAGGACGCAGCTTAATTCGTTTTGGTAATGAAGTCAATGGCAAGCGGCTTCCGGAAAAAGCTAGGGTTGAGTGTGAGTATCAAGTTGGGTTAGGACTTGAGGGCAATGTTGGGGCAGATACCCTCACCCACTTCGATCCAGCTAAGGCGTCAGTGAAATTAGTTTGGAACCCGTTCGATGTCACCAATGGCAGACCACCCGAACCTGTAGCCGAGATTATTCGCCGTGTCCCAGAAGCCTATCGCTTCCAGCAATTGCGGGCAGTGACGCTGTCAGATTACGTTAACCGCGCCCAACAACTTCCAGAGGTTTCCAGGGCTGCGGCAAGATACGCCTGGACTGGGAGTTGGCGTACTGTGCAGGTTGCCATCGATCCTGTAGGCATGACTACGTTAACAGAGGAATTGCGGCAAAAGATTGCCAGACATTTAGATGCTGTCAGATTAATCGGTGAAGACTTAGAAATTCGTCCCCCTCGATTTGTACCGTTGGAAATCTATGTTTCTGTGTGCATTCATCCCGATTACTGGGTTGAGGATATCAAATTCGTCTTAGAACAGGAGTTTTCCGACGGCTTTACACCAGATGGCAGAATGGGTTTCTTTCATCCTGACCGCTGGACGTTCGGGCAAGAACTCCACGCCAGCCAAATTGAAGGACGGGTGCAGTCTACTGAAGGAGTGGAACACGTTATTTCAGTCACGATGCGGCGCTGGAATGAACCGACACCAGGGACGGATAAGATTGCCAACTTACGCCCCAATGAAATTATCCGGGTGCAAAACGACCCCGACCATATGGAAGAAGGATTCATCAAATTTGATGTCAAAGGAGGTCGGCAATGA
- a CDS encoding GPW/gp25 family protein — translation MKLTNNKHLSFPFRIGNDGRAAQVSSLEEHVQDELIQLILTNLGERAFLPEFGGGVRRLVFENASENTGVMAKAMLTQAISRWLGSRIALEDLTVNIENEKIEVELKYRIAGTEDTRIMRFQRDGG, via the coding sequence ATGAAACTTACAAATAATAAACATTTATCTTTTCCATTTCGCATTGGTAATGACGGACGGGCGGCTCAAGTTTCTTCTCTAGAAGAACACGTTCAAGATGAGTTAATTCAGTTGATTTTAACCAATCTCGGTGAACGAGCTTTTTTGCCGGAATTTGGTGGTGGTGTGAGGCGTTTAGTATTTGAAAATGCCAGTGAAAATACTGGAGTAATGGCAAAAGCAATGCTGACTCAAGCAATTTCTCGCTGGCTAGGTTCCCGGATCGCTTTAGAAGATCTGACAGTGAATATAGAAAACGAAAAAATTGAGGTAGAGCTTAAATACCGAATTGCTGGAACTGAAGATACAAGGATTATGAGATTTCAAAGGGATGGGGGATAG
- a CDS encoding phage baseplate assembly protein V translates to MVNADIEKLIVELAEYKRCCYFGKYRGIVEEVGEGEHLGQIIAKVPAVYGEENSPWALPSVPFAGKNHGFVMLPEKRDGVWIEFEAGNPSCPIWSGCWWAKGEIPQPGDKDTRVLATSGKHKIILDDGDKKLQFLHSGGAEITMTDNDITLKIGSTQIVLSKSGVNINNGAFEVKKVG, encoded by the coding sequence ATGGTTAACGCAGACATAGAAAAACTCATCGTCGAACTAGCGGAATACAAACGTTGTTGTTATTTCGGCAAATATCGCGGCATTGTTGAGGAGGTGGGTGAAGGTGAACATCTCGGTCAAATTATTGCCAAGGTTCCCGCTGTTTATGGAGAGGAGAATTCACCGTGGGCATTACCTTCCGTCCCTTTTGCTGGGAAGAATCACGGCTTTGTCATGCTTCCTGAAAAACGTGATGGAGTTTGGATCGAATTTGAAGCTGGGAATCCTTCTTGTCCCATCTGGAGTGGTTGCTGGTGGGCAAAAGGAGAAATTCCTCAGCCTGGTGATAAAGATACTAGGGTTCTGGCGACATCAGGGAAACACAAAATAATTCTCGATGATGGTGATAAAAAGCTGCAATTTCTTCATTCTGGAGGTGCAGAAATCACTATGACAGATAATGACATTACCCTCAAAATCGGCTCTACCCAAATTGTGCTATCAAAAAGCGGTGTGAATATCAATAATGGTGCATTTGAAGTCAAGAAGGTGGGCTAA
- a CDS encoding ATP-binding protein, translating to MNTFSNQKEFITFSPGLLAEDVCANYWLRQVTIRLRREICWRWRQLRGGEGENSPSLIPSINSALPNIGDKLTASLDMSRYWEQKCQFYQTDLTGKYLTDKLRVDLPHVEHPVVRGSFGWVVATLNLDDTAAFILALGLAVAFDNAVGEVIAACLNDVNATQPTLALAQQLWDEPEKVLAIADPAHSLWRYGLLQQSSHAQAAIDWHSPITTPPLIANRLLFPHSSLPQILAPLTIDCPRLPESTRIVANRLNAKPNDALRIVPVRGASGSDYAEIIQGIAQLTQRQIVELQGNPTLCDSSDYLRSVATLCWLHGVDLYIPDDFVCTRTCEKSHPYGYLLSLQSIPVTIFLGIRERKDLAEIPLSLLLPIIDVPNLSYSDRINCWKQALSPPNQALDKAIAECSRRFRYEKQTIQAICAGLQEHTGQLTETDLIAACRAELDLDIGELAQSVTPRFTEKELVLPPKQKLLFEEIYQAMKSLTKVHYRWGTARAWNECGISVLFAGSPGTGKTMAAEILAIKLNLPMYRIDLSQVVNKYIGETEKNLKRLFDLADISDTILFFDEADALFGRRTEVKDAHDRYANLEISYLLERMERFKGLAILATNRKKDLDEAFLRRLRYIVDFPLPDVLERKQIWMRVIPDQVDASQLDFDFLARQFQLAGGHIRSIIFNACLQTPNHNQSPLLTMERVIVAIKREYDKLHRSVSLEQFGSYAKIIEGIENEKSKDYY from the coding sequence ATGAACACATTCAGTAACCAAAAAGAATTTATTACCTTTTCGCCTGGTCTACTTGCTGAGGATGTCTGTGCTAACTATTGGCTGCGGCAAGTCACCATTAGATTGCGACGAGAGATTTGCTGGCGCTGGCGGCAATTAAGAGGGGGAGAGGGGGAAAATTCCCCATCTCTAATTCCATCAATTAATTCTGCACTGCCTAACATCGGTGACAAATTAACCGCCAGTCTCGATATGAGTCGCTACTGGGAACAAAAATGTCAATTCTACCAAACCGATCTAACTGGCAAATATTTAACCGACAAGCTGCGGGTAGATTTGCCACATGTTGAGCATCCAGTGGTAAGGGGGTCTTTTGGTTGGGTAGTCGCAACCTTAAATTTAGATGACACTGCCGCGTTTATTTTGGCTTTGGGACTGGCAGTGGCTTTTGATAATGCCGTAGGAGAAGTCATTGCTGCTTGCCTAAATGATGTAAATGCCACACAGCCTACTTTGGCGCTGGCTCAACAACTGTGGGATGAGCCAGAAAAGGTGCTGGCGATCGCAGACCCCGCTCACTCATTATGGCGTTACGGATTGTTGCAACAATCCAGCCATGCTCAAGCCGCCATCGATTGGCACAGTCCAATTACAACACCCCCCCTAATTGCCAACCGCCTGCTGTTTCCCCATTCGTCACTCCCCCAGATTTTAGCGCCTCTGACTATTGATTGTCCCCGTCTGCCTGAAAGCACCCGTATAGTTGCCAACCGATTGAATGCCAAACCCAATGATGCCCTACGTATCGTCCCCGTGCGGGGTGCAAGTGGTTCAGATTACGCCGAAATTATCCAGGGAATAGCTCAACTCACCCAAAGACAGATTGTAGAACTCCAGGGAAATCCAACCTTATGCGACAGCAGCGATTATTTGCGTTCTGTGGCGACTCTGTGCTGGTTGCATGGCGTAGATTTATACATACCTGACGATTTTGTTTGCACTCGAACCTGCGAAAAATCTCATCCCTATGGCTACCTGCTGTCTCTGCAATCGATTCCGGTGACAATTTTCCTCGGCATTCGCGAACGCAAGGATCTAGCCGAAATTCCCTTAAGTCTGCTGCTGCCAATAATTGATGTACCAAACTTATCCTATAGCGATCGCATTAATTGCTGGAAGCAAGCACTCTCGCCTCCAAACCAGGCATTAGACAAAGCTATTGCCGAATGCTCTCGCCGATTTCGCTACGAAAAACAAACTATTCAGGCAATCTGTGCAGGATTGCAAGAACATACCGGGCAACTTACAGAAACCGATTTAATCGCAGCGTGCAGAGCCGAGTTAGATCTGGATATCGGTGAATTAGCTCAGTCTGTCACGCCTCGATTTACAGAAAAAGAATTGGTGCTGCCTCCCAAACAAAAACTTTTATTCGAGGAAATCTATCAGGCGATGAAGTCCCTCACCAAAGTTCATTATCGCTGGGGAACGGCTAGAGCCTGGAATGAATGTGGCATTTCCGTGCTGTTTGCTGGTTCGCCTGGTACAGGTAAAACAATGGCGGCTGAGATTCTGGCGATTAAGCTAAATCTGCCCATGTACCGCATCGACCTGTCTCAGGTTGTCAACAAATATATCGGCGAAACCGAGAAAAATCTCAAAAGGCTGTTTGATTTAGCAGATATCTCAGACACAATTCTCTTTTTTGATGAAGCTGATGCTTTGTTTGGACGGCGAACCGAAGTAAAAGATGCTCACGATCGCTACGCAAATCTAGAAATTAGTTACTTGCTAGAACGCATGGAACGGTTTAAAGGTTTGGCAATTTTGGCAACAAACCGTAAGAAAGATTTGGATGAAGCTTTTTTAAGGAGATTGCGTTACATAGTTGATTTTCCACTGCCCGATGTGCTGGAAAGAAAACAAATTTGGATGCGAGTTATTCCCGATCAAGTTGATGCCTCGCAACTAGATTTTGATTTTCTGGCTAGACAATTTCAACTAGCTGGCGGACATATCCGTTCGATTATTTTCAATGCTTGTTTACAAACTCCCAATCATAACCAGTCCCCACTATTAACTATGGAACGGGTGATTGTGGCAATTAAACGGGAGTATGACAAACTACATCGCTCTGTGAGTCTGGAGCAATTCGGCTCCTACGCCAAGATTATCGAAGGAATTGAAAATGAAAAGTCCAAAGATTACTATTGA
- a CDS encoding DUF4255 domain-containing protein, translated as MALADTGKAIGAVTRLLRDRLHVHPGVTVNDVTVGKPEPPPNVTNPRLNLFLYEIQLDASLRNKSLDEGQPAPLWLVLKYLLTAFDEQGESDTIQAHEFLGEGMRALQELAFLPLSGSLTTLNALKDNPEVLKITFDEASADLLSKLMQGSEEKYRCSVAFQIRPVMIATSEPSSYSLLVGIDYLANEVIGEKGIQISVFPFGGPTLSAIAPPKFTPGDTITLRGSDLNLANLSVRLGTIELPITGQSSDTLQCLINGTISGGNVISAGSHPVSVIQTLPNGRKRASNLLVGNLLPLLTSVVPNNLARVNPGDPASKIYGNIDLTGELLGTDEDDVFVALYQNGSVVKLFDELATLTPQTHRRVPIKQENPIPAGKYRVILRVNGQQAKNSPEVDLVVP; from the coding sequence ATGGCACTTGCAGATACAGGAAAAGCTATTGGTGCAGTGACACGCTTGTTGCGCGATCGCCTGCACGTTCATCCAGGTGTGACAGTAAACGATGTCACCGTTGGTAAGCCAGAACCACCCCCTAACGTGACTAATCCCAGGCTGAATCTGTTTCTTTATGAGATTCAGTTAGACGCCAGCCTGAGAAATAAATCATTGGATGAGGGACAACCTGCACCATTATGGCTGGTGTTGAAGTATCTGCTGACTGCTTTTGATGAGCAAGGAGAAAGTGATACTATCCAAGCTCATGAATTCTTGGGCGAAGGAATGCGGGCGCTGCAAGAACTGGCCTTTCTGCCTTTGAGCGGTTCTCTAACTACACTCAACGCCCTTAAAGATAATCCTGAAGTATTAAAGATTACCTTTGATGAGGCTTCGGCGGATCTGCTCTCGAAATTAATGCAGGGTTCGGAGGAGAAATACCGCTGTTCCGTCGCCTTTCAAATCAGACCTGTAATGATTGCTACGAGCGAACCGTCGTCTTATTCCCTATTGGTGGGAATTGATTATCTCGCTAACGAGGTCATCGGTGAAAAGGGAATCCAGATTTCCGTGTTTCCCTTTGGCGGGCCAACGCTGAGTGCGATCGCTCCTCCAAAATTTACACCCGGAGACACTATTACCCTTCGAGGAAGCGACCTGAATCTGGCAAATTTGTCTGTACGTCTGGGCACTATAGAACTACCTATCACCGGACAGTCATCGGATACCTTGCAATGCTTGATAAATGGCACGATTAGCGGCGGGAATGTTATTTCTGCTGGCAGCCATCCAGTGTCTGTAATCCAAACCTTGCCCAACGGACGCAAGCGTGCCAGCAATCTTTTGGTGGGCAACCTCCTACCACTGCTGACTAGCGTCGTACCAAATAACCTTGCTCGTGTAAACCCAGGAGATCCAGCATCGAAAATCTACGGCAACATTGACTTGACGGGTGAGTTACTGGGAACAGACGAAGATGACGTTTTTGTAGCGCTGTATCAAAATGGCAGCGTCGTGAAGCTGTTTGATGAGTTAGCAACATTAACACCCCAAACTCACAGGCGCGTACCTATCAAACAGGAAAACCCCATACCCGCAGGCAAGTATCGGGTGATTCTCAGGGTGAACGGTCAGCAAGCAAAAAATAGTCCAGAAGTAGACCTAGTAGTACCATGA
- a CDS encoding phage tail protein, producing MATGFPKNAHRVDPYKNYKFRVVSAVDGKTVLGVSKVSALKRTTQVVTYRSGGDNSTDTKSPGRTTYDAVTMERGITHDLEFEKWANMVHPYAGDTAMDLVNYKKELILEVMNEKGHVALRYFLHKCWVSEFTAVPVLDASANAIAVESIKIEIEGWERDPDTKEPDEASPVPAAS from the coding sequence ATGGCTACAGGATTTCCGAAGAATGCCCATCGCGTAGATCCGTACAAAAATTATAAGTTTAGGGTCGTTTCGGCGGTGGATGGCAAAACTGTTTTAGGCGTTTCTAAAGTCAGCGCCCTCAAGCGGACTACACAAGTTGTTACCTATCGCTCAGGGGGTGATAACAGCACTGATACCAAGTCGCCAGGGCGCACTACCTACGACGCCGTGACGATGGAAAGAGGCATTACCCACGATTTGGAATTTGAAAAGTGGGCAAACATGGTGCATCCTTACGCAGGTGACACGGCGATGGACTTGGTGAATTACAAAAAAGAGTTGATCCTGGAGGTGATGAACGAAAAAGGACACGTCGCCCTGCGTTATTTTTTGCATAAATGCTGGGTGAGCGAGTTCACAGCGGTTCCCGTCCTAGATGCCAGTGCAAATGCCATTGCGGTTGAGAGCATCAAGATTGAAATTGAAGGTTGGGAACGCGATCCAGATACAAAAGAACCGGATGAGGCCAGCCCAGTTCCAGCAGCTAGCTAA
- a CDS encoding phage tail sheath family protein produces the protein MVQVSYPGVYIQEVPSGVNTITGVATSIAAFFGRASKGLMNKAIRILSPSDYVRQFGEPHPKSDLATSVMQFFMNGGTDCYVVRLAKGANKAKVTLKSLRGENVLVATAKAEGTWANTVRMEVDYNTTNPDETFNLRVIQEEGGVAVATEPFTGLSMNPTSPRFAPSFVTQSSDLIDLDLHPDMRNPAPPGSLLPNSYINVIGNSFAGFSQGRRPLGANANAVQTTLNNLINPGGANTRQSAFEISVNDSPFAVVDLSPWTIPADIDAIQTHIKGKIDAALSSFSPAHSVTCTLVDVTDISHLLTITANSGNTSSVRVRRAAANDISAALMLGIDQGGIEAVRWSNFRPAPNATFLILGSVNTPGDLTSINQIAALQQNALTAIAIDGASVAVNLVTSNPAGTDRWYQSATVPNSPNGNNDGVREKLRIIAKAINDAQLPWRAEVWGYHLAVIAKGGTHNNQPSSITTTPAIAAIDSALIKNVRQYSLGSSGTGSFSSATPADDGSDGTAPELAEYVGNPLAQTGFHALDSVDLFNLMVIPGDEEVIEDTYTSLLGPASNYCKQHRAFLLVDAPASWTKNSRPEVVNNTTLVNILRSLLVQDRAAIFYPRLKYNANGLVKTIGPGGAIAGLMARIDATRGVWKAPAGIEASISGIVGLEVNLTDPENGVLNKLGVNCLRSFPNGFVNWGARTSTGFDDNAIADWKYIPIRRLALFLEESLYRGTKWVVFEPNDEPLWAKIRLNLNAFMMGLFRQGAFQGSTPDKAFFVKCDGETTTQNDRNLGIVNIVVGFAPLKPAEFVIIKIQQIAGDLV, from the coding sequence ATGGTACAGGTAAGTTATCCCGGCGTTTACATTCAGGAAGTCCCAAGTGGAGTAAATACAATTACTGGTGTAGCGACATCCATCGCCGCGTTTTTCGGTCGTGCCAGCAAGGGACTGATGAACAAAGCGATCAGAATTCTCAGCCCTTCCGATTACGTGCGGCAGTTTGGCGAACCTCATCCCAAAAGCGATCTTGCCACCAGCGTCATGCAGTTTTTTATGAATGGAGGCACAGATTGTTATGTAGTTAGGCTGGCAAAAGGTGCTAACAAAGCCAAAGTCACCTTAAAGTCCCTCAGGGGGGAAAATGTCTTGGTCGCTACTGCCAAAGCTGAGGGGACGTGGGCTAACACCGTACGTATGGAGGTTGATTACAACACCACCAACCCAGATGAAACTTTTAATTTGAGAGTCATTCAAGAGGAGGGTGGGGTAGCGGTAGCTACCGAGCCTTTTACGGGTTTGTCGATGAATCCGACCTCGCCGCGCTTTGCTCCATCTTTTGTGACCCAAAGTTCCGATTTGATCGATCTGGATTTGCACCCAGATATGCGAAATCCAGCGCCTCCAGGCAGCCTGCTGCCAAACTCGTATATTAATGTTATAGGCAACAGTTTCGCTGGATTCTCTCAAGGACGCAGACCTTTAGGTGCTAATGCTAATGCGGTACAGACCACGTTAAATAATTTGATTAATCCTGGAGGAGCCAATACTCGCCAGTCCGCATTTGAAATCAGCGTCAATGATTCACCGTTTGCTGTTGTAGATTTAAGTCCTTGGACAATTCCGGCAGATATCGATGCAATCCAAACTCACATTAAAGGCAAGATTGATGCCGCTTTGAGCAGTTTCAGTCCTGCTCACAGCGTTACCTGTACATTGGTCGATGTCACGGATATTAGTCACTTACTAACCATTACTGCTAACTCCGGCAATACTTCCAGCGTGCGCGTTCGTAGGGCTGCTGCCAACGACATCTCGGCAGCACTGATGTTGGGTATCGATCAAGGTGGCATTGAAGCCGTGCGCTGGAGCAACTTTCGACCCGCACCAAATGCGACATTTTTAATTCTGGGATCTGTAAACACACCAGGGGACTTAACAAGCATCAATCAAATTGCTGCTTTGCAACAAAATGCACTGACAGCGATCGCTATTGATGGTGCAAGCGTGGCAGTAAATTTAGTCACTAGCAATCCTGCTGGCACTGATAGGTGGTACCAAAGTGCAACAGTCCCCAACAGTCCCAACGGCAACAATGACGGTGTGCGGGAAAAACTGCGAATTATTGCCAAGGCCATCAATGATGCTCAATTGCCTTGGCGTGCCGAAGTTTGGGGCTATCACTTGGCTGTAATAGCCAAGGGAGGAACCCATAACAATCAACCCTCAAGCATAACGACAACGCCAGCCATCGCCGCTATTGACAGTGCCTTGATTAAGAACGTGCGTCAATATTCATTGGGAAGTTCCGGCACAGGCAGTTTCAGCAGTGCTACTCCTGCTGACGATGGTAGTGATGGGACAGCTCCTGAACTAGCCGAATATGTGGGCAATCCTTTAGCTCAGACTGGCTTTCACGCCCTAGATTCCGTGGATTTGTTTAATTTGATGGTAATTCCAGGAGACGAAGAAGTTATAGAGGATACTTACACTAGCTTGTTAGGGCCAGCAAGTAATTATTGCAAACAGCATCGAGCCTTTCTTTTAGTTGATGCGCCCGCTAGCTGGACTAAAAACAGCAGACCAGAAGTTGTAAATAATACAACTTTAGTAAACATTTTACGTTCGCTATTGGTGCAGGATCGCGCAGCAATTTTTTATCCTCGCCTAAAATACAACGCCAACGGTTTAGTAAAAACCATTGGCCCGGGGGGAGCCATTGCTGGGCTGATGGCTCGCATTGATGCAACTCGCGGCGTTTGGAAAGCACCAGCCGGCATCGAAGCCAGCATTAGTGGCATTGTCGGGCTGGAGGTCAACCTCACAGATCCAGAAAACGGCGTTTTGAATAAACTCGGTGTCAATTGCCTGCGTAGCTTTCCCAATGGCTTCGTCAATTGGGGTGCTCGTACCAGCACTGGCTTCGATGATAATGCGATCGCCGACTGGAAATACATTCCCATCCGGCGCTTGGCACTGTTCCTTGAAGAATCGCTGTATCGCGGTACGAAGTGGGTCGTGTTTGAACCGAACGACGAACCCTTATGGGCAAAAATTCGGCTTAATCTCAACGCTTTTATGATGGGGCTTTTCCGCCAAGGTGCATTTCAAGGCAGTACGCCTGACAAAGCATTTTTCGTCAAATGCGACGGTGAGACAACAACTCAAAATGACCGCAACCTTGGCATAGTCAACATTGTAGTTGGCTTTGCACCCCTCAAACCAGCCGAATTTGTGATTATCAAAATCCAGCAAATTGCTGGCGATTTGGTCTGA